The proteins below come from a single Salinivibrio kushneri genomic window:
- the pflA gene encoding pyruvate formate lyase 1-activating protein, translated as MSTIGRIHSFESCGTVDGPGIRFIVFMQGCLMRCKYCHNRDTWDTHGGKEVTVDEIMKDVRAYRHFITASGGGVTASGGEAMLQPEFVRDFFRAANAEGIHTCLDTNGYIRKHTPVIDEVLEATDLVMLDLKQLNDHVHEDLVGVSNRRTLDFAKYLHKIGQKTWIRYVVVPGYTDDDDSAHRLGQFIQDMDNIEKVELLPYHQLGAHKWEALGHDYELQDVSPPSKEVMDRVKEIIASYGHSVTY; from the coding sequence ATGTCGACAATTGGTCGCATCCATTCGTTTGAATCCTGTGGCACCGTAGACGGCCCAGGTATCCGCTTTATTGTCTTTATGCAAGGCTGTTTGATGCGGTGCAAATACTGTCATAACCGTGATACGTGGGACACGCACGGCGGCAAAGAAGTGACCGTCGATGAGATAATGAAAGATGTGCGCGCCTATCGCCATTTTATCACCGCCTCTGGTGGCGGGGTGACAGCATCTGGCGGTGAGGCCATGTTGCAGCCCGAATTTGTGCGTGATTTTTTCCGAGCCGCTAACGCGGAAGGGATCCACACCTGTTTAGATACCAACGGCTATATTCGCAAACACACCCCGGTGATTGATGAAGTCCTTGAGGCCACCGATTTAGTGATGCTGGATCTTAAGCAACTCAACGATCACGTCCACGAAGACTTGGTCGGCGTATCGAACCGACGAACCCTCGACTTTGCTAAGTACCTGCACAAAATTGGGCAAAAAACCTGGATTCGTTACGTGGTTGTCCCCGGTTACACCGATGATGATGACTCTGCCCATCGTCTCGGCCAATTTATTCAAGACATGGATAACATTGAAAAAGTCGAGTTACTTCCCTACCACCAACTCGGCGCGCACAAATGGGAAGCGTTGGGTCATGACTACGAGCTGCAAGACGTCTCGCCCCCATCAAAAGAAGTGATGGATAGAGTCAAAGAGATCATTGCCAGTTACGGTCACAGTGTCACTTACTAA
- a CDS encoding methyl-accepting chemotaxis protein, whose translation MRRISDLRVKNKLVALMLVAVVLLAGISAYTINKEREQSYAERTASLRANIEVAQSVVAYYRQQAPQIGEEEAKAQAIAQLNKLRYDGNNYFWVLKPDLTIVNHPIKPKLNGTSADGLTDGDGKHHWREMVQVSKDAQGGVLDYTWRSPEGEMKPKISYVKRVDGWNWIIGSGVHVSDIEERVIQSAWQIGGLTLLSGVILLVAGGFVSRDIVVPLDELVEKFDRIAGGDLRVECGYTRHDEIGKLARRMDTAMSSVREALRVAHEEAKQSSTMASSIASASEESAQSIQSQRAQLEQLATAMNEMTATVADVADHAEQTAQATNDISSMAEDSNHKLDSTVASIREVAERIAAADKLVNQVKQGVMEISDVATVIQGISEQTNLLALNAAIEAARAGEQGRGFAVVADEVRSLAQGTQKSTTQIQGTIESLTNNAIEAAEAMTSSHQSSEDSVNTALETQEQLKEMVSALHDSNDRVVQIAAAAEEQGTVSEEMNQNVSNIHNSANEVSGAASHLAEQSQLLADSARELDSKLDRFEVG comes from the coding sequence ATGAGAAGAATCAGTGATCTGAGAGTGAAAAATAAGCTTGTTGCACTAATGCTGGTTGCCGTTGTGTTGCTGGCAGGGATCAGCGCGTACACCATCAACAAAGAGCGGGAGCAATCCTATGCTGAACGGACGGCCTCGTTGCGCGCCAATATTGAGGTGGCGCAAAGCGTGGTCGCCTATTACCGACAGCAGGCACCACAAATTGGCGAAGAAGAAGCAAAGGCACAAGCGATCGCCCAACTTAATAAACTGCGTTATGACGGCAATAACTACTTTTGGGTGCTTAAACCTGATCTCACCATTGTTAACCACCCGATTAAGCCCAAGTTAAACGGTACAAGTGCGGACGGGCTAACCGATGGTGACGGCAAGCATCACTGGCGTGAGATGGTGCAGGTCAGTAAAGACGCGCAGGGCGGTGTGCTCGATTACACCTGGCGCTCACCTGAGGGCGAGATGAAGCCGAAAATTTCGTACGTAAAACGGGTTGATGGCTGGAATTGGATTATTGGCTCAGGCGTCCATGTCAGTGATATCGAGGAGCGGGTGATACAATCTGCTTGGCAAATTGGTGGTTTAACTTTGTTATCTGGCGTTATTTTGCTGGTAGCGGGTGGGTTTGTCAGCCGCGATATCGTGGTGCCATTGGACGAGCTGGTGGAAAAATTTGATCGCATTGCTGGTGGCGATCTTCGGGTAGAGTGCGGTTATACCCGCCATGATGAAATTGGCAAACTCGCTCGTCGAATGGATACCGCAATGAGCAGTGTCCGCGAGGCGCTGCGTGTTGCGCATGAGGAAGCCAAGCAATCATCGACCATGGCGTCCTCCATTGCATCGGCCAGTGAGGAGAGTGCACAAAGTATTCAATCTCAGCGCGCACAACTTGAGCAGCTCGCCACGGCGATGAACGAAATGACGGCTACCGTGGCCGATGTTGCTGATCACGCTGAGCAAACCGCGCAAGCGACCAACGATATTTCGTCGATGGCGGAAGACAGCAACCATAAGCTAGATAGCACGGTGGCCAGTATTCGTGAAGTGGCCGAGCGTATTGCCGCAGCGGATAAATTGGTGAATCAAGTGAAGCAAGGGGTGATGGAGATCAGTGATGTGGCGACGGTGATCCAAGGCATCTCTGAGCAAACTAACCTGCTGGCACTCAATGCGGCGATTGAAGCGGCGCGAGCGGGTGAGCAAGGCCGTGGCTTTGCGGTGGTGGCCGATGAAGTGCGCTCGCTTGCACAAGGCACGCAAAAATCGACCACCCAAATTCAAGGCACGATTGAATCACTCACTAACAACGCAATTGAGGCCGCTGAGGCGATGACATCAAGCCATCAGTCTAGTGAAGACAGTGTGAATACGGCATTGGAAACTCAAGAGCAATTGAAGGAAATGGTGAGTGCTTTGCACGACTCAAATGATCGCGTGGTACAAATTGCCGCGGCGGCAGAAGAGCAGGGCACGGTGTCGGAAGAGATGAACCAAAATGTGAGTAATATTCACAACTCGGCTAATGAAGTGAGCGGCGCGGCGTCGCACCTTGCTGAGCAAAGCCAGTTACTTGCAGATTCAGCACGCGAGTTGGACAGTAAGTTGGATCGCTTTGAAGTGGGGTAA
- a CDS encoding LysR substrate-binding domain-containing protein, whose product MRYSLKQLAVFEAIAAMGSVSRAADHLALTQSATSMALSQLEKLLGRPLFERQGKQMQLTYWGAWLRPKARQLLFDAQQIEAGFDGQHIISGDIALIASQTAAEHLIPDLISIIDSDFPELRIDFTVKNTQKVIDSVRRYQHDLGIIEGRCDDSRLKQQVWCHDHLVVVAAKHHPYAKRDQVSLAQLEQAQWVLREPGAGTRHSFDSAIHGVIEDLDVRREYEQVPVLRTLVANSNYLSCLPYLDVEKWLAREELVALNVPELNMRRTLSFIWRADAADNPLRDCIIREAIRMTKARRREM is encoded by the coding sequence ATGCGCTACTCACTTAAGCAGCTTGCCGTGTTTGAGGCGATTGCTGCGATGGGCAGTGTGAGCCGTGCTGCCGATCATTTAGCGTTAACTCAGTCGGCGACTAGCATGGCGCTTTCACAGCTCGAAAAGCTACTCGGTAGGCCTCTCTTTGAGCGCCAAGGCAAGCAAATGCAGTTAACCTATTGGGGAGCATGGCTGCGACCTAAAGCACGACAACTGCTGTTTGATGCGCAACAAATTGAAGCAGGGTTTGATGGACAGCACATTATTAGTGGTGATATTGCCTTAATTGCCAGTCAGACTGCGGCAGAGCACCTGATTCCAGACCTTATCAGTATTATTGATAGTGACTTTCCTGAGCTGAGAATCGACTTTACGGTGAAAAATACCCAGAAGGTGATTGATAGTGTGCGCCGCTATCAGCACGACTTGGGGATCATTGAAGGGCGTTGTGACGATAGCCGATTGAAGCAACAAGTGTGGTGCCATGACCATTTGGTGGTGGTGGCGGCCAAGCATCATCCTTATGCAAAGCGCGATCAGGTAAGCCTTGCGCAGCTGGAGCAAGCCCAGTGGGTGCTGAGAGAGCCGGGAGCGGGGACACGGCACAGTTTTGATAGTGCCATTCATGGCGTTATCGAAGATCTTGATGTGCGCCGTGAATATGAGCAGGTGCCGGTATTACGCACCTTGGTGGCTAACTCCAATTACCTCAGTTGCTTGCCGTATCTTGATGTAGAAAAGTGGTTAGCACGTGAAGAGTTGGTGGCGCTAAATGTGCCTGAGCTAAACATGCGACGCACATTGTCTTTTATTTGGCGAGCGGATGCGGCGGATAACCCGTTGCGCGACTGTATTATCCGTGAAGCAATCCGAATGACGAAGGCGAGGCGACGCGAGATGTAA
- the pflB gene encoding formate C-acetyltransferase yields MSEHVSNAWEGFVEGNWSKEVDVRDFIQKNYTPYEGDESFLVSEPTDATRKLWARVMEGIKQENATHAPVDFDTSVVSTLTSHDAGYIEKDLEQIVGLQTDAPLKRAMLPYGGIRMVQGSCDAYGRELDPQVKKIFTEYRKTHNQGVFDIYTPEIMKCRKSGVLTGLPDAYGRGRIIGDYRRVALYGIDFLMKDKKAQFDSLQEKFENGEDLQMTMQLREEIAEQHRALGQLKEMAARYGCDISRPAETAQEAIQWTYFGYLGAVKTQNGAAMSLGRTSTFLDIYVERDIAAGKLTEEQAQELIDHFVMKLRMVRFLRTPEYDDLFSGDPIWATESVAGMGVDGRPLVSRTSFRFLNSLYTMGPSPEPNITVLWSEQLPEGFKKFCAKVSIDTSSIQYENDDLMRTDFDNDDYAIACCVSPMIVGKQMQFFGARANLAKTLLYTINGGIDEKLKIQVAPEHAPMTDEVLDYDKVMDRMDHLMNWLAKQYVTALNSIHFMHDKYSYEAALMAFHDRDVYRTMACGIAGLSVAADSLAAIKYAKVKPIRDEDGIAIDFDIEGEYPAFGNNDERVDQIACDLVERFMNKIRSLKTYRDAVPTQSILTITSNVVYGKKTGNTPDGRKAGMPFGPGANPMHGRDEKGAVASLTSVGKLPFAHAKDGISYTFSIVPNALGKDENAQRANLAGLMDGYFHHESGQEGGQHLNVNVMNREMLLDAMDHPENYPQLTIRVSGYAVRFNSLTKEQQQDVITRTFTSSL; encoded by the coding sequence ATGTCTGAGCACGTTTCCAATGCATGGGAAGGATTTGTTGAAGGTAACTGGAGCAAAGAAGTTGATGTTCGTGACTTCATCCAGAAAAACTATACCCCTTACGAGGGCGACGAATCATTCCTAGTTTCTGAGCCAACTGACGCCACTCGCAAACTGTGGGCGCGCGTGATGGAAGGCATCAAGCAAGAGAACGCGACGCATGCACCGGTTGATTTTGATACGTCTGTGGTTTCTACCCTGACGTCTCACGACGCCGGCTACATCGAGAAAGATCTGGAACAGATTGTCGGTCTACAGACTGACGCGCCGCTAAAACGCGCGATGCTCCCGTATGGTGGTATCCGCATGGTTCAAGGTTCATGCGACGCATATGGCCGCGAACTTGACCCACAAGTGAAGAAAATCTTCACCGAATATCGTAAAACCCACAACCAAGGCGTTTTCGATATTTATACCCCAGAAATCATGAAGTGCCGTAAATCTGGCGTGTTGACTGGTTTGCCTGATGCGTATGGCCGTGGCCGTATCATCGGTGACTACCGTCGCGTTGCGCTATACGGTATCGACTTCTTGATGAAAGACAAAAAAGCCCAATTCGATTCACTGCAAGAGAAATTCGAAAACGGCGAAGATCTGCAGATGACCATGCAACTGCGTGAAGAAATTGCAGAGCAGCATCGCGCACTGGGTCAATTGAAAGAAATGGCCGCAAGATACGGCTGTGACATTTCTCGCCCAGCCGAAACCGCGCAAGAAGCGATTCAGTGGACGTACTTCGGTTACTTGGGTGCAGTGAAAACCCAAAACGGTGCCGCCATGTCACTTGGCCGTACCTCTACCTTCCTCGATATCTATGTAGAGCGCGATATCGCGGCGGGTAAACTGACTGAAGAGCAAGCCCAAGAACTGATCGATCACTTCGTGATGAAGCTGCGCATGGTGCGTTTCCTACGTACGCCTGAGTATGATGATCTCTTCTCTGGTGACCCAATTTGGGCAACAGAATCGGTTGCCGGTATGGGTGTTGACGGTCGTCCACTGGTTTCACGTACCAGCTTCCGTTTCCTAAACAGCCTGTACACGATGGGGCCAAGCCCAGAGCCAAACATCACCGTGCTTTGGTCTGAGCAGCTACCTGAAGGCTTCAAAAAGTTCTGTGCCAAAGTCTCTATCGACACCTCGTCTATCCAGTACGAGAACGACGATCTGATGCGCACTGACTTCGACAATGACGATTATGCGATTGCGTGCTGCGTATCACCCATGATCGTGGGTAAGCAAATGCAATTCTTCGGTGCTCGTGCCAACTTGGCGAAAACCCTGCTTTATACCATCAACGGTGGTATTGACGAGAAGCTGAAAATCCAAGTTGCGCCTGAACACGCGCCAATGACTGACGAAGTGTTGGACTATGACAAAGTCATGGATCGCATGGATCACTTAATGAACTGGCTGGCTAAGCAGTATGTCACAGCCCTAAACAGCATCCACTTCATGCACGACAAGTACAGCTATGAAGCGGCGCTGATGGCCTTCCACGACCGTGATGTATATCGCACCATGGCATGTGGTATCGCGGGTCTCTCGGTAGCAGCTGACTCATTGGCCGCGATTAAATACGCCAAAGTGAAGCCAATTCGTGACGAAGACGGCATTGCAATCGACTTTGATATCGAAGGCGAATACCCAGCATTTGGTAACAACGACGAGCGTGTTGACCAAATCGCTTGTGACCTGGTTGAGCGCTTCATGAACAAAATCCGTTCACTGAAGACCTACCGTGACGCGGTGCCTACCCAGTCTATCCTGACTATCACTTCAAACGTGGTATATGGTAAGAAAACGGGTAACACGCCTGATGGTCGTAAAGCTGGCATGCCATTTGGTCCAGGTGCTAACCCTATGCACGGCCGTGATGAAAAAGGCGCTGTCGCGTCACTGACATCTGTTGGTAAACTGCCATTTGCCCACGCCAAAGACGGTATTTCTTATACCTTCTCTATCGTGCCAAATGCACTGGGTAAAGATGAGAACGCACAACGCGCTAACTTGGCAGGCTTGATGGATGGTTACTTCCACCACGAAAGCGGTCAAGAAGGTGGCCAGCACTTGAACGTCAACGTGATGAACCGTGAAATGTTGTTGGACGCGATGGACCACCCTGAGAACTATCCTCAGCTGACCATTCGCGTATCAGGTTATGCGGTACGTTTTAACTCGCTGACCAAAGAGCAGCAACAAGACGTCATTACCCGTACCTTTACCTCTTCACTGTAA